Proteins from one Toxotes jaculatrix isolate fToxJac2 chromosome 13, fToxJac2.pri, whole genome shotgun sequence genomic window:
- the smap2 gene encoding stromal membrane-associated protein 2 isoform X1, protein MAMTGKSVKDVDRYQTVLNSLLALEENKYCADCESKGPRWASWNLGIFICIRCAGIHRNLGVHISKVKSVNLDQWTQEQVQCVQEMGNAKAKRLYEAFLPECFQRPETDQSAEIFIRDKYDKKKYMDKVIDIQMLRKEKSCDNIPKEPVVFEKMKLKKDISPKTDSQSVTDLLGLDAPAPSLAVSNGGGCVPDSNESPVVANPPLAHSALDLFSSLPTPSSSSSTKTTPVSSSMPQSRVTASVPENLSLFLDPAPKVEEGTVKKLSKDSILSLYASTPSVHASSMATHGLYMNQMGYPTHPYGSYQSLAQAYGLRGAMMATQMAMIGQQQSGMMGVQQNSMIGVQHNGMMGVQQNSMIGVQHNGMMGQQNGIMGAQGVMAQPSGVVAPPYMSGISQGMMAQQQSGMMAQQQNGVMGQQQSGMMGQQQQSGMMVQQQSGMMGQQQSGIMGQQQVGGLTSLPHQQVYGVQQAQQLQWNIAQMTQHMADMNLYNTNGMMGYSSQHMGGSTTQSSAHMTAHIWK, encoded by the exons GTCCGAGATGGGCGTCCTGGAACTTGGGCATTTTTATCTGCATCCGCTGTGCTGGCATCCATCGAAACCTGGGGGTTCACATCTCCAAGGTCAAGTCCGTCAACCTGGATCAGTGGACACAGGAGCAGgtccag TGTGTTCAGGAGATGGGAAATGCCAAGGCCAAACGTCTTTACGAGGCTTTCTTACCTGAGTGCTTCCAGCGCCCTGAGACAGACCAGTCTGCAGAGATCTTCATCAGGGACAAGTATGATAAGAAGAAGTACATGGATAAGGTCATTGACATCCAGATGCTCAGA aaagaaaagagctgcGACAACATACCTAAGGAACCAGTTGTGTTTGAGAAGATGAAATTG aaaaaagacaTCAGCCCGAAAACAGATTCCCAGTCTGTTACAGACCTGCTTGGATTAG ATGCCCCTGCTCCAAGTCTTGCGGTGTCTAATGGTGGAGGATGTGTTCCAGACAGTAATGAGAGCCCAGTGGTGGCTAATCCACCCCTGGCACACTCTGCCCTGGATCTCTTCAGCTCTCTACCAacaccctcctcttcttcatccacTAAAACTACG CCCGTTTCCAGCTCTATGCCTCAGAGCAGAGTGACTGCCTCTGTGCCTGAAAACCTCAGTCTGTTCCTGGATCCGGCGCCCAAAGTAGAGGAGGGCACTGTCAAGAAACTGTCCAAGGACTCTATTCTCTCCCTGTATGCTTCCACTCCCTCAGTACACGCTAGCAGTATGGCTACTCATG GCTTGTACATGAACCAAATGGGATACCCGACACACCCGTACGGTTCGTACCAGTCCTTAGCCCAGGCATATGGATTGAGAGGTGCCATGATGGCAACACAAATGGCCATGATAGGACAGCAACAGAGCGGCATGATGGGGGTTCAACAAAACAGCATGATTGGAGTTCAACACAATGGCATGATGGGGGTTCAACAAAACAGCATGATTGGAGTTCAACACAATGGCATGATGGGACAGCAGAATGGTATAATGGGTGCCCAGGGTGTCATGGCTCAGCCTAGCGGCGTTGTGGCGCCACCCTACATGTCAGGGATCAGCCAGGGTATGATGGCACAGCAGCAAAGTGGAATGATGGCACAGCAGCAGAATGGCGTTATGGGACAGCAGCAGAGCGGGATGAtgggacagcagcagcagagcgggATGATGGTACAGCAGCAAAGTGGGATGATGggacagcagcagagtgggaTAATGGGACAGCAGCAGGTTGGAGGATTGACCAGCTTACCCCACCAGCAGGTTTATGGAGTGCAGCAAGCCCAGCAGCTACAGTGGAACATTGCCCAG ATGACTCAGCACATGGCCGACATGAATCTCTACAACACCAACGGCATGATGGGATACAGCAGTCAACACATGGGAGGTTCAACAACTCAGAGTTCAGCGCACATGACAGCACACATCTGGAAATGA
- the smap2 gene encoding stromal membrane-associated protein 2 isoform X2 codes for MAMTGKSVKDVDRYQTVLNSLLALEENKYCADCESKGPRWASWNLGIFICIRCAGIHRNLGVHISKVKSVNLDQWTQEQVQCVQEMGNAKAKRLYEAFLPECFQRPETDQSAEIFIRDKYDKKKYMDKVIDIQMLRKEKSCDNIPKEPVVFEKMKLKKDISPKTDSQSVTDLLGLDAPAPSLAVSNGGGCVPDSNESPVVANPPLAHSALDLFSSLPTPSSSSSTKTTPVSSSMPQSRVTASVPENLSLFLDPAPKVEEGTVKKLSKDSILSLYASTPSVHASSMATHGLYMNQMGYPTHPYGSYQSLAQAYGLRGAMMATQMAMIGQQQSGMMGVQQNSMIGVQHNGMMGQQNGIMGAQGVMAQPSGVVAPPYMSGISQGMMAQQQSGMMAQQQNGVMGQQQSGMMGQQQQSGMMVQQQSGMMGQQQSGIMGQQQVGGLTSLPHQQVYGVQQAQQLQWNIAQMTQHMADMNLYNTNGMMGYSSQHMGGSTTQSSAHMTAHIWK; via the exons GTCCGAGATGGGCGTCCTGGAACTTGGGCATTTTTATCTGCATCCGCTGTGCTGGCATCCATCGAAACCTGGGGGTTCACATCTCCAAGGTCAAGTCCGTCAACCTGGATCAGTGGACACAGGAGCAGgtccag TGTGTTCAGGAGATGGGAAATGCCAAGGCCAAACGTCTTTACGAGGCTTTCTTACCTGAGTGCTTCCAGCGCCCTGAGACAGACCAGTCTGCAGAGATCTTCATCAGGGACAAGTATGATAAGAAGAAGTACATGGATAAGGTCATTGACATCCAGATGCTCAGA aaagaaaagagctgcGACAACATACCTAAGGAACCAGTTGTGTTTGAGAAGATGAAATTG aaaaaagacaTCAGCCCGAAAACAGATTCCCAGTCTGTTACAGACCTGCTTGGATTAG ATGCCCCTGCTCCAAGTCTTGCGGTGTCTAATGGTGGAGGATGTGTTCCAGACAGTAATGAGAGCCCAGTGGTGGCTAATCCACCCCTGGCACACTCTGCCCTGGATCTCTTCAGCTCTCTACCAacaccctcctcttcttcatccacTAAAACTACG CCCGTTTCCAGCTCTATGCCTCAGAGCAGAGTGACTGCCTCTGTGCCTGAAAACCTCAGTCTGTTCCTGGATCCGGCGCCCAAAGTAGAGGAGGGCACTGTCAAGAAACTGTCCAAGGACTCTATTCTCTCCCTGTATGCTTCCACTCCCTCAGTACACGCTAGCAGTATGGCTACTCATG GCTTGTACATGAACCAAATGGGATACCCGACACACCCGTACGGTTCGTACCAGTCCTTAGCCCAGGCATATGGATTGAGAGGTGCCATGATGGCAACACAAATGGCCATGATAGGACAGCAACAGAGCGGCATGATGGGG GTTCAACAAAACAGCATGATTGGAGTTCAACACAATGGCATGATGGGACAGCAGAATGGTATAATGGGTGCCCAGGGTGTCATGGCTCAGCCTAGCGGCGTTGTGGCGCCACCCTACATGTCAGGGATCAGCCAGGGTATGATGGCACAGCAGCAAAGTGGAATGATGGCACAGCAGCAGAATGGCGTTATGGGACAGCAGCAGAGCGGGATGAtgggacagcagcagcagagcgggATGATGGTACAGCAGCAAAGTGGGATGATGggacagcagcagagtgggaTAATGGGACAGCAGCAGGTTGGAGGATTGACCAGCTTACCCCACCAGCAGGTTTATGGAGTGCAGCAAGCCCAGCAGCTACAGTGGAACATTGCCCAG ATGACTCAGCACATGGCCGACATGAATCTCTACAACACCAACGGCATGATGGGATACAGCAGTCAACACATGGGAGGTTCAACAACTCAGAGTTCAGCGCACATGACAGCACACATCTGGAAATGA